CGAGTTTCAGCTATAACACTGCTGCTTATTGAATAGGGATTCAGCATGACGGAAAGCCGCCACTCAGCACAGCGAGGAGCCGATATCAACTTCGCCCCGGCAGATGTGGAAGAATTGCTAAAACGCGGACTGGTGCGCCTCAGCATTGCGGCTGCCGGCGTCGATCCGGTGCTCGACAAGCGCCTGAAGCAACTTCGTGCAGCCATGCGCAGCGAATGCCCGGCCAGCGGCCTGGCCGAATTGCTGCCGGATCTGGAGCGTGCCGTTCTGGCGGTTGATAATGACCGCGAGCATCGCATGGCGTCGATTACTGCCCATTTGCGCAATCTGGTCGAGCAACTGCTGGCCCATGAGCCGCCTGTTGAAACGCGTAAAACGCTGCGCAACATCCGTGATCAATTGGCTGAACCCCTGCACTATGCTGCGGCCTACCATGCGGTTCTGGAGCAACTGGTGCCAGCGCAGGACGAAACGCTGCAAGCGGAGTCTGCCAGTGCAGCCGGTGGTGGGCTCTTCTCCCGGCTGTTCAAGCGCAGTGGCGACCAGCCGGCCAGTGACAGCGAGCACGCCGATACAGCGCAGGATGTCAATCACCCTGGCGTCATCACTGATGAAGGCACCAGTTATAGCCAGGTTGCCGCCCATGTCGAAGGCATACTACTTGATCTGTTGACGCAGCTGGAAGTCGCAGAAGCCCAGCAACCCCAGCGCGATCGGCTCAAGGTGCAGATAGCCGAGGGTTTGAACTGGTATGAACTGGCAGCGGTGCTTGATCAGGCCAGTCAATTGATTCTGCTGGCCCAGCAAAGCCGGCAGGGTGACTTTGAGCGCTACCTGCAACAGTTGAATGAGCGCCTGGCCCTGTTCCAGGGCAATCTTGAAGATGCCCACGAGGCCTATACCGGCTCGGTAGATGCCGGGGTTGAACTGGAAGGCGCAATTCGCACCCAGGTCGAGGGGTTACACGATGATGTGCGTGATGCAGCAGACCTGGACAGCCTGAAGGCCACAGTTGAAAACAAGCTGAATCACCTCTTGCAGGATGTTGAACAGGCGCGCTCGGTCCGCCAGCAGCGCGAGCAGGAGGTCAGCGAGCGGTTGCAGGTCATGGTTGAGCGTATCCAGGTTATGGAAGTCGAAGCGCAGTCTTTTCGCACGCATCTGGAAGAACAGCGCCAGCGTTCGCTACTCGACAGCTTGACCGGCATGGCAAACCGGGGCGGTTTGCAAAAACGCATGGCCGAGGAATTCGAGCGCTGGCAGCGCTATGGCGGTCAGCTGCTGCTGGCAGTACTTGATGTGGATCATTTCAAGACCATCAATGACAATTTTGGCCATCTGGCCGGGGACAAGGTACTGCGGCTGATTGCCCAGCAGTTGTCCCGGCGGCTGCGCAAAACCGATTTTATCGGTCGTTTTGGCGGTGAAGAATTTGTCATGTTGTTGCCCGGGACCAATCCGGAGCAGGGCGAAATCGTGCTGGAAGCCCTGCGTAGCGGTATCGAGGAATGCCCTTTCCACTTCAAGACCGAGCGGGTAACCATTACGGTATCCATAGGTTTTACCGACTTTCAGCAGGGCGATGATCTGGATACGGTATTCGAACGTGCCGACAAGGCCATGTATGCGGCCAAAGCCGCCGGCCGTAACCGCCTGTTGCGGGCCTGACCGCTGCCCGGCACTGACAGGGTCAGTGCACCCTGATCAGGGTGCAGCCAGCCAGGTGTGCACATAGGCGCCCTCGGGGTCATGCCTTGTCGCCTGCTCCTGCACATTGAAGCGGCGGCCACCGCGCGGGTCGTGTCCGACGCCGGCAATATAAGCCCAATTGCCCCAGTTGCTGCCCACCTCGTAATCGATCAGCTGTTGTTCAAACCAGGCGGCACCCAGGCGCCAGTCCTGTTGCAGCTCATGCACCAGATAGCTGGCTGCAATCTGCCGGCCGCGGTTGGACAGAAAGCCCGAGCCGTTCAATTCATGCAGGCAGGCGTCGACGAAGTCATTCCCGGTTCTGCCGTTGCGCCACTGCTCGAAGCGCTCGTCGCGGTGGGCGCATGGTTTGTGCTCGGACAACCCGCGCAAGCGGAACCAGGCAGCACCGTGTTGTTGCAGGCTGAGGCGGAAAAATTCGCGCCAGAGCAGTTCAAAGCCGAGCCAGTAGGTCGAGTCATTGGCCCCGTGTTCGGCCTCGTGGCGGCGTAATTCACGCCACACATGCCGCACCGACAAACTGCCATGGGCCAGCCAGGGCGACAACTTGCTGGAAAAGTCACGCCCGAGCAGGCCATTGCGGGTTTCCTTGTAGTGTCGTACGGACCGGTCACGCCACAGGTACTGGTTCAACCAGTCCAGTGCTGCAGCTTCACCCGCTCCGGGTGGCAGCGCACTGCGCGGTTCGGCGACCGGTTGCTCCAGCCCCAGCTGAGAGAGGGTCGGCCAGGCCTGGCGCAGATTGATTGCGACACGGGGCCAGGGCCCCATGCGCTGACGTGCCCGGCTTTCGCTCGGCTCGGGTAGCTGGCGTTCGATCTGATTGCGGAAGCGGGTAAAAACCTGCGGCATGCGCTCCAGGCTGAAGGGTAAAGATTCTAAAGCGAACAGACGGTTATCCTGAACCTGTTGCAGTCGACAATGATCCGGCAGTTGACCGGCTATTTGCTGCAAGCGCTTCAGCTCCTCAGGGGCATACTCGCTATGGGTGCGCAGCAAACCCACATTCAGCTCACGACACAGTTGCGGCAGGGCCTGTTCAGGCGCTTGCTGCAACAGCAGCAAGCCGGGGCTGCCCAGGGTACGCAAGCCGGCATCGAGAGCATCCAGAGAAGCCAGCAGGTGTTGTGCGCGGCGTGCGCCGCAGCGGCGCATGCCGTGCTCATCGGCAATGAATTGCGCCGGATCCAGACAATAGACCGGCAAGCAGGGCTGAGTCAGATCAAGATCGGCCAGCAGTGTATTGTCATGCAGACGCAGGTCCTGTTTGAACCAGAGCAGGGTAGTCATCGGCGGATTCCATCAATGAAATTTGCATTCAAGCTATACATGTAAGTAATTTATGTACAGTATGAGTACATGGCAAATGATTGCCTGATTTCTCCTGACTCCGATGAGACCCCCCCTATGCCTTTCGCAACCTCCAGCAAAACCGCCAGCCACAGTGACAGATTGCCCTGTCGCGGTTGTACGCCCGACTGCCCCAATCGCACCACTTGCAACGGCACGCCATGGCGATCCGATTACCAGAGCCCGTTGTCACGGGGAAAGTCACGGCTTCAGTAATCCAGCCAGACCCGGACCGAACGCATTGACCGGCAATGCCCAAGGGCAATACTCTCGGCAAATCGGTGCTTTCCCTGCTTGAACAACGCTGCAGCAAGGTCGAAGATAACGACCATCTGCCTTTCTGCTGCGAGAATGTTCATGGATCGATGCTTGCCCGTTGCCTTGCTCTTGATGCTGCTCGTTGGCTGCGGCTCCGGGCCGGTCATCGATACGCGCTACAGCGCGGCCAGCCAGGACAGCCGGGTGCAATATGTGATCCTGCATTACACCTCTTCCGGGCTGGACCGTTCCCTTGGCCACCTGGCCGAGGGTGGCGTCAGCAGCCATTACCTGATTGACCGTCAACCGCCGACCATCTATCGCCTGGTCGATGAAAGCCGTCGCGCCTGGCATGCCGGCGAGAGTAGCTGGCAGGGGCGTTCCTGGTTGAATGCCAGTTCGATCGGTATCGAACTGGTGCATTATGGCTACCATGAAACGGCGCATGGCCGTCTCTGGCCGGACTATGATCCGGCCCAGATAGAGGCCCTTGTTGTGCTGTTGCGCGACATTCTGCAGCGTCACAACCTGGGGCCGGAGCGGGTCATCGGACACAGCGATGTTGCACCACAGCGCAAAGTGGATCCCGGCCCGACGTTTCCATGGCAGCAGTTGGCAGCAGCAGGCGTCGCCATTTGGCCGGATACGGCAGTCGTTCAGCAGTGGTCGGCACACCTGAAAGCTTGCCTGCCACCGATCGGCTGGTACCAGCGGGCACTTGCCGAGGTGGGTTATCCGCAGCCGGTCACGGGTGAGCTGGACCCCGCCACGCGCAATGTTCTGACGGCCTTCCAGATGCGTTTTCGTCCTCAGCGGCATGACGGGATGCCGGATGCCGAAACTGCAGCACTGCTGGCAGCACTGAGTCCGCAGGCGGCTCGGCAACTGGTCGCACAACAGGTGGTGCTGACATGCTGAATGGCATCTGGTTGAGTTTTTTTCTGGCTGCTTTCGCTGCGGCGTTGTGGCAATGGCTGGGCCTGGGAGATGCCGAGGTGTTCAGCCGGCTGGTGGCGGCGCTGTTCGATATGGCGCGACTGAGCGTCGAGATCATGCTGGTTCTGGTCGGTACCATGACGTTGTGGCTGGGGTTTCTGGCGATTGCAGAGAAGGCCGGTATGGTGCGGGTGTTGGCCAGGTTGCTCGATCCCTTGTTCCGTCGGCTGATGCCGGAAGTGCCCAGTGGCCATCCGGCGCAGGGGCACATCACCATGAATTTTGCTGCCAACGTGCTGGGACTGGACAATGCCGCGACACCGATTGGCATCAAGGCGATGCAGTCGTTGCAACAGCTGAATCCGCACAAGGATACGGCGAGCAATGCGCAGATTCTGTTTCTGGTGCTCAATACCTCGTCACTGACGTTGCTGCCGGTGACTATTTTCATGTACCGCGCGCAGCAGGGTGCGGCTGATCCGACGGCGGTATTTCTGCCGATTCTGTTGGCGACTACGGCATCCAGTCTGGTTGGCTTGTTGACGGTGGCGCTGGTCCAGCGGCTCAAGCTGTGGGACCCGGTGGTGTTGCTGTATCTGGTATCGGTGGCGGTGGGGCTGGGCGTGTTGTTGACGACGCTGGCCGGAATGTCGGCGCAGGCGCTGGCGGCTACCTCGACGCTGGTGGGCAACCTGACGCTGTTCGGCATCATCATTGCCTTTCTGGGGGTGGCGGCGCTACGCAAGGTGAATGTGTACGACACTTTTATCGAGGGGGCCAAGGAGGGTTTCAGTTTTACGGTATCGCTGTTGCCCTATCTGATTGCGATGCTGGTGGCGGTCGGTGTGTTGCGCGCCAGTGGGGTGCTGGATGCGGGGCTGGAGGGCTTTCGCTGGTTGGCTAATTGGGCCGGGTGGGATACGCGCTTTGTCGAGGCTTTGCCGACGGCTTTCATCAAGCCGTTGTCCGGTAGCGGGGCGCGGGCGATGATGATCGAGACCATGGATACTTTTGGTGTCGACAGCTTTCCGGCGCTGTTGGCGGCGACCCTGCAGGGCAGTACGGAAACGACCTTCTATGTGCTGGCGGTGTACTTCGGTGCGGTGGGTATTCGCAAGGTGCGTCACGGACTGGGCTGTGCGCTGGCGGCGGATTTTGCCGGGATAGTGACGGCGATTCTGGTTTGTTACTGGTTTTTTGGTTGAGCATTTGACTCCGTGCCATGCGGCATTGCCAAACGCACCAGGGAAACACCGATTAAATCACTTCAGTGTACCGCCCGGTTGCCGCTGACCTGTTCTGGACACGCCGTAAACCCTTCCCTGGGGGCTCGTAGATGCCATCCATGGCATCTAACGGTCCAGAACAGGTCAGCGGCAACCGGGCTATAAGCGTTTTATGCAATTAATCGGTATTCCCCTGAGCGCCAGGCAACACCGCTTCAGCGACTTGTGTCGTTGTCAGCGCTCAACGTCAGGGGCTGTGAATTTGTCGACCTTCCAGGTCAAACAACTGCTTTTGGCCTGTTTTTTGTGGCCGTTGTTTACTCGCCTGAATGGTTAACTGCCCGCCGCAGCCGGGGTGATTGACGTTGAGTACGTCGGGTTGGTCGGGCCTGGTTGGCAGGGGTAGCGGTTGGTGATTGCTGCCGCCGCAGGTCAGGCAGCGGCCTGGGCTGGCGCGTTCAGCGAGGGCGGCGCGCAGGACGCGATAGGCCTCGAGCTGTTGCTCCAGCTGGCTGATGTCGGCTTCCAGAGTGTCAATGCCGTTCATGGGTTTGGCATAAAACTGCCACCAGGGGAGCTTTTGCGGCACGTCTTTGAGCAGGTTGGCGAAGTCCAGTCTCAGGCAGAGCAGGGTTTTCAATAACGCGGCTTCGCCTTCGGCGCTGGGCAGCCGCTCCACTCGGCACAGGTTGCGGCAGTCGGAGCACCAGCCCGGGCTGGCAGGCATGGGCAGTTGCTGGCCGTCGAGGGTCTGGTAGGCACAGTCAGGCGCCGAGCTGGAATAGCTACGCTGCAGATCGCAGGCGGTACAACCGACAATATAATGCGCTGGCGCCATGAGTCATCCGTTTCACAAGTCAGCGCACAGGGTCGCCAATCCCGTTGGCAAGTGCAACCGTACGGACCATTTTGTTGTGGCCCTGCACGTTTACGCAGAATTTACGCTATCTGTCTGTTTTGCCCATCGATTATTTATGGCTGTCTTGGCTAGGCTCAAGTTTTGCTGTCGAGGGCGTGCAATGTTCAGTCTTTTCCGTCCGGTTCTCTATCTGTGCAGTGTGTTGTCGATGGTCATCAGTGTGCTGATGGCAATAGTCGCCCTCTTTGGCTGGTGGCGAAACGATGCCGAGTTCATGGTTTTTTTGCTGTGCGCAGCCGGTATTTTTCTGTGTGGCCTGATCGTGCACTTTCTGGTTCGCTCTCCGGGCAATCAACTGGTTGCCCGGCAGTTGTATCTGATGACCAGTCTTGGCTGGATGCTGATGGCTTTGTGTGGTGCGCTGCCCTTGTTCTTCAGCCACTATGAGCTGAGCTTTACCGATGCGCTGTTCGAGGCGGTTTCCGGTATTACCACGACCGGCTCAACGGTGCTCAGTGGTATCGAGCAGCTGTCACCCAGTCTGCTGCTGTGGCGTTCGATGCTGCAGTGGTTGGGCGGGTTGGGGGTTATCGGCATGGCAGTGTCGATTCTGCCATTTCTGCGGATTGGGGGTATGCGCCTGTTTCATACCGAATCATCCGATTGGTCGGATAAGTCGATGCCGCGACTGCAAAGTCTGGCCAGGTTGCTGGTGCTGACCTATCTGGGGTTGTCGCTGGCTTGTACCGCAGCCTACTGGTTGGCAGGGATGTCAGTTTTTGACGCCGTGAACCATGCCATGACGACGGTATCCACCGGTGGGTATGCTACCGATGACCGCTCAATGGGTCGCTTTGGCGCGCCGATACTGTGGATTGCGATTGCCTTCATGTTGTTGGGGGCTATGCCATTTACCTTGATCATCAGCTTTCTGCGCCGGCCCCGCTGGCATCTTTTGCTGAACTCGCAGGTACTGACCCTGCTTGGTATCGTTGCTGCGGTGAGTCTGCTGCTCAGCAGTTTTCTGATTCTGGGTAACGATCAAAAACCGTTTCATGCCCTGACCCACGCCACCTTCAATCTGGTCTCGGTTATTACCACCACAGGCTATGCGTCCAGCGATTACACGCAGTGGGGCAACGTCAGTATCGCGTTGTTCTTCTTCGTGATGTTTATTGGCGGCTGCTCGGGTTCGACCAGTGGCGGCATGAAAATCTTTCGCTTTGAACTGAGTTACCGTTTTCTGCGCTCCCAGGTGCGCAAGCTGATTCATCCCAATGGGGTATTTACCACGCAGTACAACGGACGCACAGTGGATGACGACATCATGCATTCAGCGGTCGCGTTTTCCTTTCTGTTCTTCATTTGCCTGGCAGTTTTGACCCTGTTCCTGGCAGCGCTCGGGCTGGATCTGGTGACCAGTCTAAGCTCTGCTGCAACCGCCTTGACCAACGTGGGCCCGGGGCTGGGCGATATCGTCGGCCCTGCGGGCAATTTTGCGCCATTGCCTGACGCGGCTAAATGGCTGTTATGCTTCGGCATGCTGCTTGGGCGGCTTGAGCTGCTTACTTTGATGGTTCTATTGACCCCGGTGTTCTGGCGCGGATGAAAATACCTGACATGCACTCGTTTACTCGCCAGGATATTCTGGCATTCAGTTTGCCCTGGGTGGTGCCGCTGATCGCTACTGCGGTGGTTCTATCCTTGTTACCGGTGTTGCCGATTGCCAACCTGGTC
This sequence is a window from Halopseudomonas salegens. Protein-coding genes within it:
- a CDS encoding nucleoside recognition domain-containing protein: MLNGIWLSFFLAAFAAALWQWLGLGDAEVFSRLVAALFDMARLSVEIMLVLVGTMTLWLGFLAIAEKAGMVRVLARLLDPLFRRLMPEVPSGHPAQGHITMNFAANVLGLDNAATPIGIKAMQSLQQLNPHKDTASNAQILFLVLNTSSLTLLPVTIFMYRAQQGAADPTAVFLPILLATTASSLVGLLTVALVQRLKLWDPVVLLYLVSVAVGLGVLLTTLAGMSAQALAATSTLVGNLTLFGIIIAFLGVAALRKVNVYDTFIEGAKEGFSFTVSLLPYLIAMLVAVGVLRASGVLDAGLEGFRWLANWAGWDTRFVEALPTAFIKPLSGSGARAMMIETMDTFGVDSFPALLAATLQGSTETTFYVLAVYFGAVGIRKVRHGLGCALAADFAGIVTAILVCYWFFG
- a CDS encoding GGDEF domain-containing protein, whose amino-acid sequence is MTESRHSAQRGADINFAPADVEELLKRGLVRLSIAAAGVDPVLDKRLKQLRAAMRSECPASGLAELLPDLERAVLAVDNDREHRMASITAHLRNLVEQLLAHEPPVETRKTLRNIRDQLAEPLHYAAAYHAVLEQLVPAQDETLQAESASAAGGGLFSRLFKRSGDQPASDSEHADTAQDVNHPGVITDEGTSYSQVAAHVEGILLDLLTQLEVAEAQQPQRDRLKVQIAEGLNWYELAAVLDQASQLILLAQQSRQGDFERYLQQLNERLALFQGNLEDAHEAYTGSVDAGVELEGAIRTQVEGLHDDVRDAADLDSLKATVENKLNHLLQDVEQARSVRQQREQEVSERLQVMVERIQVMEVEAQSFRTHLEEQRQRSLLDSLTGMANRGGLQKRMAEEFERWQRYGGQLLLAVLDVDHFKTINDNFGHLAGDKVLRLIAQQLSRRLRKTDFIGRFGGEEFVMLLPGTNPEQGEIVLEALRSGIEECPFHFKTERVTITVSIGFTDFQQGDDLDTVFERADKAMYAAKAAGRNRLLRA
- a CDS encoding N-acetylmuramoyl-L-alanine amidase, whose translation is MDRCLPVALLLMLLVGCGSGPVIDTRYSAASQDSRVQYVILHYTSSGLDRSLGHLAEGGVSSHYLIDRQPPTIYRLVDESRRAWHAGESSWQGRSWLNASSIGIELVHYGYHETAHGRLWPDYDPAQIEALVVLLRDILQRHNLGPERVIGHSDVAPQRKVDPGPTFPWQQLAAAGVAIWPDTAVVQQWSAHLKACLPPIGWYQRALAEVGYPQPVTGELDPATRNVLTAFQMRFRPQRHDGMPDAETAALLAALSPQAARQLVAQQVVLTC
- a CDS encoding TrkH family potassium uptake protein; this encodes MFSLFRPVLYLCSVLSMVISVLMAIVALFGWWRNDAEFMVFLLCAAGIFLCGLIVHFLVRSPGNQLVARQLYLMTSLGWMLMALCGALPLFFSHYELSFTDALFEAVSGITTTGSTVLSGIEQLSPSLLLWRSMLQWLGGLGVIGMAVSILPFLRIGGMRLFHTESSDWSDKSMPRLQSLARLLVLTYLGLSLACTAAYWLAGMSVFDAVNHAMTTVSTGGYATDDRSMGRFGAPILWIAIAFMLLGAMPFTLIISFLRRPRWHLLLNSQVLTLLGIVAAVSLLLSSFLILGNDQKPFHALTHATFNLVSVITTTGYASSDYTQWGNVSIALFFFVMFIGGCSGSTSGGMKIFRFELSYRFLRSQVRKLIHPNGVFTTQYNGRTVDDDIMHSAVAFSFLFFICLAVLTLFLAALGLDLVTSLSSAATALTNVGPGLGDIVGPAGNFAPLPDAAKWLLCFGMLLGRLELLTLMVLLTPVFWRG
- a CDS encoding DASH family cryptochrome; protein product: MTTLLWFKQDLRLHDNTLLADLDLTQPCLPVYCLDPAQFIADEHGMRRCGARRAQHLLASLDALDAGLRTLGSPGLLLLQQAPEQALPQLCRELNVGLLRTHSEYAPEELKRLQQIAGQLPDHCRLQQVQDNRLFALESLPFSLERMPQVFTRFRNQIERQLPEPSESRARQRMGPWPRVAINLRQAWPTLSQLGLEQPVAEPRSALPPGAGEAAALDWLNQYLWRDRSVRHYKETRNGLLGRDFSSKLSPWLAHGSLSVRHVWRELRRHEAEHGANDSTYWLGFELLWREFFRLSLQQHGAAWFRLRGLSEHKPCAHRDERFEQWRNGRTGNDFVDACLHELNGSGFLSNRGRQIAASYLVHELQQDWRLGAAWFEQQLIDYEVGSNWGNWAYIAGVGHDPRGGRRFNVQEQATRHDPEGAYVHTWLAAP